The window TGCAGACGTCGTCCTTTTTTCGCCCGAGCGCCTCGATCATGTCCTCCATGTGCTGATACTTCAGGGACGTCAGGTTGAGACGCTGCCGGATGCGTTCCTCCATGGCCGTGTAACGGTCCGTCCCCGGCCGGGCGTAGGGTTCAAGGTCGACGGGCCGGTCGCCCTCGATTTCGCGCACGGCCCGGCGGGCGGCCAGGTCGAATTCCGAACGCGAAATCGAAAAATTCAGGAACTTGCAGCCGTAGAGAAGAGGAGGACAGGCCGGCCGCATGTGGATTTCCCGAGCTCCGACGTCGTAGAGGCGTTGCAAGGTGTCTTTGAGCTGGGTGCCGCGGACAATGGAATCCTCGCAGAAGAGCAGCCGCTGTCCGAGCACGAGTTCGCGGATGGGGATGAGCTTCATCCGGGCCACAAGGTCGCGGACGTCCTGGTTCTGCGGCATGAAGCTCCGAGCCCAGGTCGGCGTGTATTTGACGAACGGCCGCTTGAACGGCACCTTGGCCTCGGCGGCGTAGCCGAGGCCGTGTCCGACGCCGGAGTCGGGGATGCCGGCCACGAAATCGATCGGGGCCGGGTGGCGCCGGGCCAGCGCGGCGCCGCACCGGTTGCGGGCCCATTCGACATTCGTCCCTTCGTAGCTCGATGCGGGGTAGCCGTAATAGATCCACAAAAACGCACAGATCTGGTCGATCGGTCCCGGTGCCTGAAGCGTTTCGGCACCGTCGGCCGTCACCCGGACGATTTCTCCCGGGCCGAGATCCCGGACGATCTCGTATTCAAGATTGGGGAAGGCGCAGGTCTCCTGAGTTACGGCCCAGGAGCCGTCCTTGCGGCCGAGAATGACCGGAGTCCGGCCGTACTTGTCGCGGGCGGCATAGATCCCGCGGGGCGTCAGGATCAGAAGGGAACACGAGCCCTCGATAACGTTCTGAAGGGCCGTGATCCCGGCCTCGAAGCTCTCCTCCTGGTTGATGATGGCGGCGGCCAGTTCGGTGGAATTGATTTCTCCGGCGTTCATCTCGGCCAGATGCAGGCGGCGCGGCAGGAAGATGTTGTGGACGAGTTCATCGGCGTTTTTGATGGCCCCCACCGTGACGATGGCGTAATCTCCCAGATGGGAGCGGATGAGGACGGGCTGGTCGTCCGTGTCGCTGATGATGCCGATGCCGCAACGGCCGTGCAGGCGGTCGATCTCGGCGTCGAACTTGGGCCGGAAAGCGGCGTTCTCAATGTTGTGAATGGCCCGGGCGAAGCCGTTCGATCCGGAAACGGCCAGTCCGCCCCGCTTGGTTCCCAGATGAGAGTGGTAATCCGTCCCGTAATAGAGATCTGCGATGATGTCCTGACGGCCCGCCGCACCGAAGAATCCTCCCATGGCCTTTTCTCCTTTTCGGCTTTTGCTCATTCTCTTTCGGCGGCCGCATCCTGTCAAGCCCGCCGAACCATTGTTCTTGACTCGTTTTTATCGGCGGCGATATGATCAATAGGTCATTCGCCCTTTCCGGAAATGCGTTGACCTCGATTTTTCCGGCTATTTCGTGTGGGGCCGTTGCCGAATCTGAAGCCCGATCTCACATGTTCCAGCGATAAGACGCTTTGAGCATGAAGATGTTGTCCCCGGGAGCCGTCAGAAGATCGCCCATGTCGCGGCGCAGCCGAAGATCCCCGGGATTGGCATAGTCGGCCCGGTTCTGCGTCCAGACGAAGTAGAGAAGGGAACCGGGTCTGAATTCCCAGCGAAGGACAATCGTTCCCCGGAGCGATTTCACATTGAAGTCCGGATTGCGGAACGAAAAGGCGACCGCCGGATCTTCGCCGTCGAGGTCGATGGTATAGATCCCGTCCGCGAAGGCAATTGTTGAGCCGTTTTGACCGAACACATTGTAGTCATAGGATCGAGGCCGGGCGAGTTCCTTGAATCGGTCATAAGCGCCGACTCCGATAAACGGCTGCAGATAGGCTTGAAGGGACAAGGCGGGGGTAAAGGTCCAGTCGAGACGGACCTCGGTCGAGACGACCTGCTGGCGGATACGGCCGAAAACGTAGCGTGTTCCGTAGGTAGCGGTCATCCGGTCGTCCCGAAAGCGTCCGACCCATTGAGTGGCCATATCGTCGTAGTTGTATCGGGGTCCGATCGATAGGCTCAGATTCGAGGCCGGTTTCCAGCGGAACGCCAGTTGGGCGCTCCAGCCTCGGCCGTCGGGTCCGTTGTTTGAAAGCGTCCCGCCTCCCTCCAGTATGAACGGACGGCGGCTGTCGGTCGAGAGCATAAAGCTGGATTGCATGCCCGCCGGTGACATGGCCATCGGGCCGCCCCGGGTCAGACGATTGTTGAGCATATCGGGAAAGGCGACGATTTCGGCGTTGAAATCCCAGAAGTTCCGGAACGTTCCCTGAAGAATGACGACGGCGGCTTCGGAGACCTTGTTACCTCCGAAATCATAGCTTTGCAGAACGCCCGAGCCGGCCACAAACATGTGGAAGATCTTGCCGGGCTTGGTCCACATATATACGGGAAGGAAAGAGACATTGACGATGTCCGACCCGGCGCGCTGGAAGCCGAGATCGTTCGGGTCGAATCCCGGAGAGAGGGCCCCGATGCCGAAGACCCACATCAGGGGCGCGTTTTGCTTGGCGACCTGGATGCGGCCTCCCCAACCGGAAAGGGACCCGGCCGACGGATCGAGCTCGACGTGGGCGGCGTCGGGCCGCTGATAATAATGAAGAGGAGACCGCTGAAGCCGGAGGATATTTTCCGGCGTGCCTTCGACCCGCGTTCCGCCGATCCAACCGCCGAGGACATAATTGCGGTTTGCGTCGAAAAACGTCCAGCCGTCGACGGCCAGGCTGAAGGCGTTTTGGTTCATGATGCCGGCCAGGTTCGTATTCGCCGTGTCGCGCATGACGCCCGTAGCCATGATCCCGATCCCGCGCCGGCCCCGGTCGATATCCTTCTGGGCCCGAAATACGCCGAAATAGGACAAGGGCTCGACTTCTTCCTTGGAACGCAGACCCGAGGCGTCAAGGGCGGCGAATTCCCGGGCGGTCAGGGCATTGATGAACCCGACGTTCCAGCTTCCGAGACGGCCCGTGATCTTGGCCGCTCCGAGGATCGTCGTATGGCCCGGGACGTCGACATGGCCGGCCCCGGTGACATATCCCTGAGGGGCGCGTCCGATGCGGCGGCTGTAGAAAAACTCCGGGCTCGGCCAGTTCATCCCCGCGTTGATATAAACTCCGCCGCGGCCGAAACCGTTGAAAATCGAGGCGCCCTCGATAAAGAAGGGCCGCCGTTCCTGGTAATAGGTTTCGTAGGCCGTGAGATTAATGACGGCCGGATCGACTTCGACCTGGCCGAAATCGGAGTTGACGGTGGCGTCGAGAGTC of the Acidobacteriota bacterium genome contains:
- a CDS encoding amidophosphoribosyltransferase produces the protein MGGFFGAAGRQDIIADLYYGTDYHSHLGTKRGGLAVSGSNGFARAIHNIENAAFRPKFDAEIDRLHGRCGIGIISDTDDQPVLIRSHLGDYAIVTVGAIKNADELVHNIFLPRRLHLAEMNAGEINSTELAAAIINQEESFEAGITALQNVIEGSCSLLILTPRGIYAARDKYGRTPVILGRKDGSWAVTQETCAFPNLEYEIVRDLGPGEIVRVTADGAETLQAPGPIDQICAFLWIYYGYPASSYEGTNVEWARNRCGAALARRHPAPIDFVAGIPDSGVGHGLGYAAEAKVPFKRPFVKYTPTWARSFMPQNQDVRDLVARMKLIPIRELVLGQRLLFCEDSIVRGTQLKDTLQRLYDVGAREIHMRPACPPLLYGCKFLNFSISRSEFDLAARRAVREIEGDRPVDLEPYARPGTDRYTAMEERIRQRLNLTSLKYQHMEDMIEALGRKKDDVCTFCWDGVEIRSPALPFPSI
- a CDS encoding DUF5916 domain-containing protein: MKPSAARIALIIIAMISPLGAKDRTGLPEPEPGQRIIQAVRTDDPIVIDGRLEEIVWQREGVNGFTQNDPKDGEPATETTEVWIAYDDKAVYVAAFCRDSEPDRILGRLGRRDVAVDSDWFYFYVDPYYDRRSGYAFAVNPSNSIRDAVLSNDVDQDFSWDGVWEWKAAVHDNGWSVEMRIPFDQLRFSSRDEYVWGVNFRRVVKRKNETASLVWVPKSEPAHVSRFARLEGIGDISPGRHLEVVPYVTGRSQFQPAEPGNPFRTGHRFLGNAGLDLKAGLKSNLTLDATVNSDFGQVEVDPAVINLTAYETYYQERRPFFIEGASIFNGFGRGGVYINAGMNWPSPEFFYSRRIGRAPQGYVTGAGHVDVPGHTTILGAAKITGRLGSWNVGFINALTAREFAALDASGLRSKEEVEPLSYFGVFRAQKDIDRGRRGIGIMATGVMRDTANTNLAGIMNQNAFSLAVDGWTFFDANRNYVLGGWIGGTRVEGTPENILRLQRSPLHYYQRPDAAHVELDPSAGSLSGWGGRIQVAKQNAPLMWVFGIGALSPGFDPNDLGFQRAGSDIVNVSFLPVYMWTKPGKIFHMFVAGSGVLQSYDFGGNKVSEAAVVILQGTFRNFWDFNAEIVAFPDMLNNRLTRGGPMAMSPAGMQSSFMLSTDSRRPFILEGGGTLSNNGPDGRGWSAQLAFRWKPASNLSLSIGPRYNYDDMATQWVGRFRDDRMTATYGTRYVFGRIRQQVVSTEVRLDWTFTPALSLQAYLQPFIGVGAYDRFKELARPRSYDYNVFGQNGSTIAFADGIYTIDLDGEDPAVAFSFRNPDFNVKSLRGTIVLRWEFRPGSLLYFVWTQNRADYANPGDLRLRRDMGDLLTAPGDNIFMLKASYRWNM